The following are encoded in a window of Candidatus Cloacimonadota bacterium genomic DNA:
- a CDS encoding 50S ribosomal protein L10 produces the protein MVQSVKYDIVAQLKERIEGAKAIVLVDYKGINVEQVNQLRNQYREAKVDYLVQKNTLVKIALNDLGITELDEYLQGPTALAICKEEEVAPAKVLVKFIKDVMEDAQFPSFKVGLVTGQVFDKVQLMELAKLPTREELLAKVMGSLNAPLSNFLNVSQGISRKLVYALDAVAKTKAS, from the coding sequence ATGGTTCAAAGTGTAAAATATGACATCGTAGCACAACTGAAAGAACGTATTGAAGGCGCCAAAGCGATTGTACTGGTAGATTACAAGGGAATCAACGTGGAGCAGGTGAATCAACTGCGCAACCAATACCGGGAAGCGAAAGTGGATTACCTGGTTCAGAAAAACACCCTCGTCAAGATAGCTCTCAATGACCTGGGTATAACCGAGCTCGACGAATACCTGCAAGGCCCAACAGCCCTCGCCATCTGCAAAGAAGAGGAAGTTGCCCCAGCCAAGGTGCTCGTCAAATTCATCAAGGATGTGATGGAGGATGCCCAGTTCCCAAGCTTCAAAGTTGGCTTGGTGACAGGCCAGGTCTTTGACAAAGTCCAGCTTATGGAACTGGCAAAACTTCCGACCCGCGAAGAGTTGCTGGCCAAAGTCATGGGCAGCCTGAACGCTCCTCTGTCTAACTTCTTGAATGTTTCCCAAGGTATCTCCCGTAAGCTTGTTTACGCGCTTGATGCCGTTGCCAAAACAAAGGCAAGCTAA
- a CDS encoding 50S ribosomal protein L1: protein MKHSKRYNTAYGMYDRQKRYDLDEAIKILKSYPASKFDETVEIHFNLGVDPRKADQQIRNSLILPHGTGKISRVLVFAEGDKADEARKAGADYVGLDDLMEKISGGWFDFDVVITTPTMMGRIGKLGRVLGPRGLMPNPKVGTVTMDVGKAVEEAKGGKVAYRVDKFANLHILAGKISFSAEKLKDNIKAVLAAVLKDRPPTMKGVYIKSITLCTTMGPGIKLQIASATLEAKS from the coding sequence ATGAAACATAGCAAAAGGTACAACACTGCCTACGGGATGTATGACCGCCAGAAACGCTATGATCTCGACGAAGCCATCAAGATCCTGAAATCTTATCCGGCTTCCAAGTTTGACGAAACCGTTGAGATCCATTTCAATCTGGGCGTCGACCCCCGCAAAGCCGATCAGCAGATTCGCAACTCGCTGATTTTGCCTCATGGAACGGGCAAGATTTCGCGCGTGCTGGTTTTTGCCGAAGGCGACAAGGCAGATGAGGCCAGGAAGGCCGGTGCCGATTATGTGGGATTGGATGATCTAATGGAAAAGATATCGGGCGGATGGTTCGATTTCGACGTTGTGATCACCACACCCACCATGATGGGCAGAATCGGCAAACTGGGAAGGGTTTTGGGCCCGCGAGGCCTGATGCCCAATCCCAAGGTTGGTACCGTTACCATGGACGTGGGAAAAGCTGTTGAAGAAGCCAAAGGCGGCAAGGTCGCCTACAGGGTGGACAAATTTGCTAATTTGCACATCCTCGCCGGCAAGATCAGCTTTTCCGCGGAGAAGCTCAAAGACAACATCAAGGCCGTTCTGGCCGCGGTTCTCAAAGACCGCCCGCCGACCATGAAGGGAGTCTATATCAAGAGCATCACCCTTTGCACCACCATGGGACCCGGCATCAAGCTGCAAATCGCAAGCGCAACTCTGGAAGCGAAGAGCTAA
- the nusG gene encoding transcription termination/antitermination factor NusG — protein sequence MQWYAIHTYSSHENKVKTAIEKGLEGTELSEYVGQLLVPLRKAFIVREGKRIEQERKLFTSYVFIQAELTPELRSYILNIAGVTRFLGQTKDHKDPIPLDEDEENRLLGIADREKEPGKVFDFMPGDLVKVTAGPFTDFEGIVQKVADDGQKLVIDVTVFGRRTPVELNATQVEILRK from the coding sequence ATGCAATGGTATGCGATCCATACCTACTCATCACACGAGAACAAGGTTAAGACAGCCATTGAGAAAGGTCTGGAAGGCACAGAGCTGAGTGAATACGTGGGTCAGTTGCTGGTCCCCCTGAGAAAAGCCTTCATCGTGCGCGAAGGCAAAAGGATCGAGCAGGAACGCAAGCTGTTCACCAGCTATGTGTTCATTCAGGCTGAACTCACACCGGAACTGCGTAGCTACATTTTAAACATCGCCGGAGTAACGAGATTTTTGGGTCAGACCAAAGACCACAAAGATCCGATTCCCTTGGACGAAGATGAGGAGAACCGGCTTTTGGGCATCGCGGACAGGGAAAAAGAGCCGGGCAAGGTATTCGATTTTATGCCCGGCGACTTGGTGAAGGTAACTGCCGGCCCCTTCACGGATTTTGAAGGCATCGTGCAAAAGGTTGCGGACGACGGGCAGAAACTTGTGATCGATGTAACGGTCTTTGGCCGGCGCACACCTGTGGAGCTGAACGCCACCCAGGTGGAGATTTTAAGGAAATAG
- the rplK gene encoding 50S ribosomal protein L11: protein MAKPKDVAAILKLQLPAGKATPAPPVGPALGQVGVNIPEFCRQFNEKTADQPGMVFPVVIYVAKNKSFTFEIKTPPASVLIKKEAGLAKGSATPNKVKVGHINQDQLCNMAQLKIQDMNCNTLESAMSMIAGTARSMGVVVDD from the coding sequence ATGGCTAAACCGAAAGACGTAGCGGCGATACTGAAGCTTCAGCTTCCCGCAGGAAAAGCGACTCCGGCTCCGCCGGTGGGACCCGCTCTGGGACAGGTGGGAGTGAACATCCCTGAATTTTGCCGCCAATTCAACGAAAAAACAGCCGACCAGCCCGGGATGGTTTTCCCCGTGGTTATCTATGTCGCCAAAAATAAATCCTTCACTTTCGAGATCAAGACGCCGCCGGCGTCTGTCCTGATCAAGAAAGAGGCCGGTCTGGCCAAGGGTTCGGCCACACCCAACAAAGTGAAAGTTGGCCATATCAACCAGGATCAGCTGTGCAACATGGCTCAGCTGAAAATCCAGGACATGAATTGCAATACCCTTGAATCTGCTATGAGTATGATCGCTGGCACTGCAAGGAGCATGGGTGTGGTCGTTGACGACTGA
- the rpmG gene encoding 50S ribosomal protein L33, whose amino-acid sequence MRDIIILACEECKNRNYTTTRNKRKNPNRMELKKFCPSCRKHTLHKQR is encoded by the coding sequence ATGAGAGACATCATCATCCTTGCTTGCGAAGAGTGCAAAAACCGTAATTACACCACCACGCGCAACAAACGCAAGAATCCGAACAGGATGGAACTGAAGAAATTCTGTCCCAGCTGCCGGAAGCACACTCTGCACAAGCAGCGCTAA
- the secE gene encoding preprotein translocase subunit SecE, whose product MKLIIEKIQRFFHEVVTEMKAVSWPTKDDIKEGTVVVIVISCIMALFLSLVDFGFGQLFGLLFKLI is encoded by the coding sequence ATGAAACTCATAATAGAAAAAATCCAGCGCTTTTTCCACGAAGTGGTCACCGAGATGAAAGCCGTGTCCTGGCCAACCAAAGACGACATCAAGGAAGGCACGGTCGTGGTGATAGTGATTTCCTGTATAATGGCGCTGTTTCTGAGCCTGGTCGATTTCGGCTTTGGCCAGCTGTTCGGCCTGCTGTTTAAACTCATCTAA